The following proteins come from a genomic window of Platichthys flesus chromosome 1, fPlaFle2.1, whole genome shotgun sequence:
- the LOC133956887 gene encoding very-long-chain (3R)-3-hydroxyacyl-CoA dehydratase-like, with protein sequence MQILTPHVYWAQRHGDIFLRVELSDAKNLDISLQENNTLQFRAQGRGAKGDNDYEFSLEFLEPVRAEINHRSTQRLVDIKIKKQEERWWDRLTLQEKRPVFLAPDFDRWLDESDAEMELQAKEEEKINKISVESRVRKDPYLGLKRGYLFMYNLVQFLGFSWIFVSMTVRLFILGQDSFYDTFHNMADMMYFCQMMAALEVINPLLGLVKSAFLPAMIQVAGRNVILFVVFGSLEEMQNKPVVFFVFYLWSTIEIFRYPFYMLGCIGTDWKLLTWLRYSLWIPLYPLGVLAEAVAVIQSLPIFDETRLFSVSLPAVLGGSLSFSYTLQLYLVFMFLGLFINFRHLYKQRRRRYRSRKRKVH encoded by the exons ATGCAGATCCTGACCCCTCATGTGTACTGGGCTCAGCGGCACGGAGACATCTTCCTCCGGGTGGAGCTGAGCGACGCTAAG AACCTTGACATCAGCCtgcaagaaaacaacacacttcagttcagag CACAGGGCCGCGGAGCTAAAGGAGACAATGACTACGAGTTCAGTTTGGAGTTCCTGGAACCGGTCAGAGCCGAG ATCAACCACAGGTCCACCCAGCGCCTGGTGGACATCAAGATcaagaagcaggaggagcgCTGGTGGGACCGGCTGACGCTGCAGGAGAAGAGGCCGGTGTTCCTGGCTCCGGACTTCGACCGCTGGCTGGACGAGTCCGACGCCGAGATGGAGCTGCAGGCGAAG gaggaggagaagataaaCAAGATCAGTGTGGAGTCGAGAGTTCGTAAAGATC CGTACCTGGGTCTGAAGAGAGGCTACTTGTTCATGTACAACCTGGTGCAGTTCCTGGGATTCTCCTGGATCTTCGTCAGCATGACCGTTCGCCTCTTCATCCTCGGTCAAG ATTCCTTCTACGACACGTTCCACAACATGGCCGACATGATGTACTTCTGTCAAATGATGGCCGCCCTCGAGGTCATTAACCCCTTGTTGGGCTTGGTGAAGTCGGCGTTCCTTCCTGCTATGATTCAG GTGGCCGGGAGGAACGTGATCCTGTTCGTGGTCTTCGGCTCCCTGGAGGAGATGCAGAACAAGCCTGTGGTGTTCTTCGTCTTCTACCTGTGGAGCACCATCGAGATCTTCAG GTACCCGTTCTACATGCTGGGATGCATCGGCACTGACTGGAAGTTGTTAACGTGGCTGAGGTACAGCCTCTGGATCCCTCTGTACCCGCTGGGCGTCCTGGCTGAAG CGGTGGCTGTGATCCAGTCCCTGCCCATCTTTGACGAGACCCGTCTGTTCAGCGTCTCGCTCCCGGCCGTGCTGGGGGGGTCGTTGAGCTTCTCCTACACTCTGCAGCTCTACCTGGTCTTCATGTTCCTGG gacTCTTCATCAACTTCCGTCACCTGTACAAGCAGCGGAGGCGGCGCTACCGCTCGAGGAAACGGAAAGTCCACTGA